The DNA segment CTGGGTCAACGTCCATGCAAATGCCAGCGCGCCGCCGATCAGCGATCCGGTGACCATCCAGTCGGCCATGTTCAGCCACTGGATTTCGTAGGTCAGCGTATATCGCCAGTCGCTCAGCATGGCCGCCAAGGCGAAGGGAACAATAAATCCGATCAATATGGCGTAGACCGGGAAACCGGCGCGGGAAGCTGGTCGCGAATCCATCATGCACATCCCCTGTGAAAATCTGGGCCCGAAAGGGTAACGCAGCGAGTTCGAAATGGGTTGCAACGGGCACCGCGTGGAACCTTGCCGACGGCATGTTCATTGCAGTTCCATGAGCGTGGCGGCATCATCATTCGTCGACGCACCCTTGTCCTATTGCGGACCTGCGGTGGGGCCCCAACTGTTGCTTGCCCAGTGGAATTTCGAACCCGCAATCCTGGCGCTGCTGGGTGTAGGGGCGGTCGGCGCAATCCGGCTCGCGAAACAAGGGCACCATCGGGAGAGCAGGATCGCAACGCAAATCCTGCTGCTCCTTGCGTTCCTCTATGTTTCGCCATTCTGCGCCTGGGGTTCGTCGCTGTTCACCGTTCGGGTCGTGCATCATTTGCTGCTGGCGCTTGTGCTCGCCCCGCTGCTTGCATTGCTGGGTTCGGACATATTGAAGCGCTGTCCGGGCGGAATGACCGGATGGACCGTGATCGCCTCTGCCGCGATGTGGGCCTGGCATGCGCCGCGACTGTACGATTGGGCGGTTGCCAGCGACCTTGGCTATTGGGCCATGCAAATAAGCATCCTGATCACGGCAACGCTGTTCTGGCACCGTGTCCAGCATGCCCAGCGCACCGTTGCGATCGCCGGCCTGTTGGGGGCGATGGTCGCCATGGGCGCACTGGGCGCGATCATCACCCTGGCATCGCAGCCGCTTTATGCCCCCCATTTTTCGACGACGATCGGCTGGGGGCTGTCGCCTCTCGACGATCAGCAATTGGCTGGGCTGGTCATGTGGGCGCCGGCGTCGGCGGTATATCTGTTTGCTGCGCTCGTCCGCGTCCACCGGCTGGTTGGCCGTGAGGCGGCGGCGTGATCGCATCGCTGCGCCGCTGGGCACGCAAACATTCGGCGCGCGGCCGTTACACTCCGGTCGGGATCTGGTTTCACTGGATCATGGCGGCGCTGATTATCTACCAGCTATTCGCCGGCTGGCGAATGGAGCGGCTCCCGGTCGGCGTTGAGCGGATTTCCGCTTACGGCGATCATTCCGCGATGGGACTTTTGATTCTGCTACTCGCGGCACTGCGCGGCGTGTGGCGGCTGATTGTGCCCGGCCCGATCAATGACGCCGACACCCCTGGGTGGCAGGCGGAGGCCGCGCATATCACGCAAATCCTGTTCTACCTGCTGTTCGCAATCCTGCCGATCAGCGGACTGATCATGTGGTCTGCGATTACACCGGCGGAGCCGCTCACCCTGGCCGGCCTGATCCCGGTTCCCGTTCTGCCGCTGGAATCGCTGGCAATGGAATGGAAGATGTGGATCCTCGAAGCCGCGGAGCAGGTCCATGGGATCGCGGTTATCGCTCTTGCGCTGCTGGTTCCGATCCACGTCGCGGCGGCGCTGAAGCATCATTTCTGGGACCATCATGACGTGCTGGAAGGGATGCTGCCGGAAATTCCCGATGGTCATTCCCATCCGAAAGGCGCGCAACATCGGCCGCGGCCTCCGCTTTCCGCGACCGGTCCCAATGGCGGCTGATCCGGGTCATCGTCCCTTCCGCATCGCCGCGCCGCGCGCCGCTTTGCCAGTCGTCGAATTGCTTCATCACATAAGCCGCGCTCAGCCCGGTAAGTGCCGGATATCCGGGCCGCCCTTCGCCGTTGGCACCGTGGCAGGCGGCGCATTCGGCTTGGTAGAGCGACCCGGTTGCAGCGGAAGGGGGCCCAGTATCCGGCAGCGGCAGCTCGGCATAATGGGCGGAAACCGCCAGCCGGTCATCTGTCGTCAGCTGCCGTGCGATGCTGCGCATTTGGGGGTGGGCGCGCAGGCCCTCGGCATAGTGGGTCAATTGACGGACCAGATAGCCCGCGTCGCGGCCGGCAAGCGGCGGCGTCAGGTCGCCGTCGCCTTCACCTCGGATGCCATGGCAGGTCGAGCAAGCGAACCGAGCGCCGGCGTCGCCGCCGGACATGGCGATGATCTCGCCGTCCTGGCTGAACCGCGCCGGTCCCGAAGGATCGGCGGAACAGGCTCCGAGCAAAAGGAAGCTGGCGATTGCCGCATGAAAATGCATCGGCTGTGGAACCGGTCGCCCGCGGCTGCGGTTCCACGACATGTGCGCATTGGGGGCAAATATGGTGGAGCGACGCTGTTGCTGGTCTTGGCAGCATGCAAGCCGGCTCCTGACGATCGCTTCCAGGTCGACGCCGAAGCGGCGCGCCGCGGCAAGCTCGTTGCGCAGCGGGTGCAATGCGCGGCTTGCCACGCGATGCCGGGTATTGAATGGCCAAAAGGCAGGTTCGGGCCATCGCTGGAGGCCTTTGATCATCGCGGCCTTGTCGCCGGCGTGCTTCCCGCGACCCAGACCAATCTTGCCGAATTCATTCGTAATGCGCCGGCGGTGAAGCCCGGGACCGCGATGCCGGCGATGCCGGTCAGCAAAAGCGAGGCGCGGGACATTGCGCATTACCTGGCCGCGGAGGCAAAGCGATGATGGAAGCCCTGCTCGGCTGGCCGCCAGCGGTTCTGGACCCGATGGGACCCTATTCTTCTCCGGTGCGGACGGTGGCCTGGGCCCTGTTCGGCATGGGCGCCCTGATCACAGCGCTGGTAGTCGCCGCGTTGGCGCTGGCATGGAAAGGGCCGCCCCGCTGGCGGGCCAGGCTTGGCGGCGAAAAGGCGATTATGCTGCTCGGGGTGGCACTGCCGACGGTGGTGCTCACCGGATTGCTCGTGTGGGGCCTGACGCTGACGGCCCGCCTCGACAGGCCCGCCGCGGACGGCGCGATGCGAGTTCGTGTGATCGGGGAAATGTGGTGGTTCAGGGTCCAGTACCTCGATGGCGACGGTCGGCTGCTTGCTGAGGATGCCAATGAGCTACGGATCCCGGTCGGGCGGCCTGTCGCGCTCGAGCTGGAATCCGCCGACGTCATCCACAGTTTCTGGGTCCCACAACTGTCGGGCAAGAAAGACATGGTCCCTGGCCGGACCAATCGCCTGACGATCCAAGCTGATCGCCCCGGCCAGTTCGGCGGGGTCTGCGCGGAATATTGCGGCCGGTCGCATGCATTGATGGGAATGGTGGTTATCGCGCAGCACCAGCCGTCGTTCGAGCGCTGGCTGGCCGCGCGGATCGCCCCGGCTAGGCGCAGCGCGCCCGGTGGGGAGGGTTTCACGCAGTTCGTCGCGGCGGGCTGCGCCGCTTGCCATGCGATCGACGGCACGTCCGCAAAGGGGCGCGCCGGACCGAACCTCACCAATGTCGCCACGCGCAGAACCCTTGGCGCAGGTATCATGCCGAACAATCGCGGCACCCTCACCGGTTGGGTCGGGGATTCGCAGTCGATCAAACCAGGAAATCGCATGCCGAGCTATGACCGGCTCGAGCCGGCGCAGCTGAAGGCCATCACGGCTTATCTCGAGACCCTGAAGTGAATAGCGAAACAGGGTTCGACCCAGCCGCCTACGAGCGTTTTCCGACCAAGGGCCCTCGGCCTAAAGGCGAGGTCGAGGAGCTGGAGCGGATCTGGTGCGCGCCCCGGCGCTGGCAATATTTCACTGCGGTCAACAATAATTACGTCGGCATCTATTACATCGCAGCTGCATTCCTGTTCTTCCTCCTGGCGGGTGTGCTTGCGCTGGTAATGCGGGTGCAGCTGGCCGCCCCGCTGCAGGCGATCCTGCCGCCCGACACCTACAACCAGTTTTTCACCATGCACGGCACGGTGATGATGTTCCTGTTCGCCGTGCCGATGGTCGAGGCGATCGGAATCCTGTTGCTGCCGCAAATGCTCGCCGCGCGCGACCTGCCGTTTCCGCGACTGTCGGCCTATGCTTTCTGGGCCTATTTCGTGGGGGGCCTGCTATTTTTCAGCTCACTTTTTATAGGCCTCGCGCCCGATGGCGGATGGTTCATGTATCCGCCGCTGACCTCGACCGCCTATTCGCCAGGGATCAACACCGACTTCTGGTTGCTGGGGATCGGCTTCATCGAAATCTCCGCGATTGCCGGCGCGATCGAGATCATCGTCGGGGTGATGCGCACCCGCGCGCCGGGAATGACCCTCGACCGGATGCCGATCTTCGCCTGGGCGATGCTGGTTTTTGCGGTGATGATCATCGTCGCCTTTCCAAGCGTGATCGTTGCCACCCTTTTGCTGGAGCTCGAGCGGGCATTCGGCTGGCCGTTCTTCGATCCGCTGCGCGGCGGCGACCCGCTATTGTGGCAGCACCTGTTCTGGTTTTTCGGACATCCCGACGTTTACATCATCTTCCTGCCTGCCGCTGGGCTGACCTCGATGATGGTCGCGGCAATTGCACGTCACGAACTGGTCGGCCACCGGCTCGTGGTCATGGCGATGGTCGGCACCGGCTTCCTCAGCTTCGGGGTCTGGGCGCATCACATGTTCACGGTTGGCATGCCGCGAGTGTCGACCGGCATGTTTTCGGCCGCGAGCATGGCTGTATCCATCCCCGCCGGCGTGCAGTTGTTTGCCTGGATCGCGACGCTCGCCAGCGGGCGAATTCGCTGGAGCACGCCGGCGTTGTTCACCCTCGGCGCGATGGTCATTTTCACCATGGGCGGCCTGACGGGGGTGATGGTGGCGTTCGTTCCATTCGACTGGCAGGCGCACGACAGCTACTTCATCGTCGCCCATCTCCACTATGTGCTGATGGGAGGAATGGTCTTTCCGATGTTCGCGGCCTTCTATTTCTGGGCCCCGATGGTCAGCCGCCGACAATTGTCGGAACGGGCCGGCAAATGGGTGTTTGGCCTGATGTTCACAGGGCTGCACATTGCCTTCTTCCCGATGCACCTGTCAGGGCTGCTGGGGATGCCGCGGCGGGTCTATACCTATCTGCCCTCCGAGCCACTGGGTATGTTGAACCTCATTTCAACGATCGGCGCGTTCATGTTCGCGGCCGGGGTTGCAGTATTCCTGGTCGACCTGGTGCGGTCGTTCCGCTGGGCGCCGAGCGAGGGCAATGCCGGCAATGTGTTTGACGCCGGAACGCTCGAATGGCTGCCGTCGGCCCTCTATTCGACACGGTCGATCCCGGTGGTGCGCAGCCGCTATCCGCTATGGGATGATCCCGCCATGTCCCGCGATGTCGAGGAAGGCCGTTATTTCCTTCCCAACAGCGCAACCGGACTTCGCGAAACGATCGTCACCAGCCCGGTCCAGGCCGAACCGCAATATGTCGAGATCATGCCCGGACCTTCGCCCTGGCCACTTTGGTCGGCGGTATCGACGGCCTTCTTCTTCCTGGCACTCACCGTCCAGGCCTATGCCTTTTCCGCCGTGGCGGGGGTGGCAATGATCCTCGCCACCATGCGCTGGCTCTGGGAAACCGACCGTCCGATCCGCCAGGAGACGGCCGATGTCGGTGGCGGGATCAGCCTTCCTACCTATGCGGTCGGCCGCGACAGTCATGGCTGGTGGGCGCTCAACATCCTGTTCGTCGTGATGGGCATGATGCTGTTCGTGTTACTGTTCGCTATTGCTTACCTGCGGGGCGTCCAGCCGGAAGGATGGGTTGACCCGCCGGGGTGGGGAACGCTTTTGCCGGTGTTGCTGCTGAACGGGCTAGCGATCGGATTGTCGGAGGCTTCGCGTTTCGTGTTGCGAGGTCGAGAAAGAGCGGGACGGGCGGTGTGGCTCCTGATCGCCGTCGCGCCGCTGGCGCTTGCCACGGCGCTTTATGCCGAAGTCGGAAATTGGAGTTCCGCGGGCTTCGACCCTACCGAGAGCGGGCAATCGGCGATGAGCTTCGCCCTGATGGCGCAGCAGGGGACCGCCACCGCCTTCGCGCTACTGATGGGTCTTTACGCGATCGCGCGGGGAGGGCGGAACCTGATCGTCGGGCCGCGTAGCGCGACCGTCGACATGATCGTCCGATTCATCCGCTTTACCGCGCTGCAAGGCATGATCATGGCCGGCGTGGCGCGATTGGTGAGCGTCGCATGATCCAGCCTACGCCCTGGCGGATGACCAGTTTGGCCTTTGGCGTCTGGGCCCTCAATTTCCTCCTGGTCTATGCCGTGGCCCTGGTCGACGAGAGCGGGGTGCTCGCCAAGTGGGCCGCAGTCGGGCTGGGCCTGGTCAGCATCGCCGCGTTCTTCTTCATCTGGCGCTGGGCAGCGGGCCGCGACGAAGCAAGGATGGTGCGGCTGGCCGTTGCCATCGCGGCCGCCGCGACGCTGTTCAACTCGCTGATTATTCTCGCTTAGTCGCGCCAAACGACAGCGACAGCCAGACGATCCGTGGCGTGCCGAGGTCGATCGAGCCCGCTTGGTTGCGCGTGACGATCCGTTCGCCGAGCAGGTTTTCGCCGCGCAGCGCAACTTCCCATTGTGGCCCGATGGCACGGCGTATGACCGCGTCGACAGTGGTCGCAGCACCAAGCCGGTATTGATTGAGGTCTTCCTCATAGGCGGACGAAAGATGGCGAAGGGTTGCCGACACCATCCATGGGCCGGTTTCGCGCGATAGGGTGGCGGCGAGCGACCGGCTCGGGACCTGGGCGGGTCGCAGCCCGTCGAGCGGTCCGTCATCGACCATTCGGGCGGAGATCAGGCTGAGCGAGCCGTCGAATGTCCAGCCGCGGTGCCGTGCTTCCAGTTCCAGCTCCATCCCGCGAGAGCGGATCGCATCGATGTTGCGGCGCTGGCGCAGGTTGGGCCCGATGGTGACGTTGGCAATAGCGTCGGAAAGCCGGTTCGCGAACAGCGTCACAGCGACGCGAATGGGCTCGGCCGGCTGCGCCTCGACGGTCGCTTCGACGCCGTTGAGCCGTTCCGGACGAAGCGCGGCATTGGCCCGGGTTTCGACCGGGAAGACGGTGAAACCGCGATAAAGTTCGTTGAGTGTCGGCAAGCGGAAACCGCGATAGGCCGAGAGGCGGGCACCAAGACCCGGGCGCTGCCAATGGAGCGAAGTCCGGCCACTGAATGCGGTGCCGCCGCGCTCAGGAAAGCGCTGGTCGACCCGCACGAAGCCTTGGCCGTCGGTTTCGATCGAGCGGCCTTGGTCGAGAGTCCAGCGCGCGAGGCGGGCCGAGCCGGACCAGTTCAAACTGCCAAGGGGGACGTCGAATTCCGCGAACAGCGCCCCTTCCTTTGCCCGGCCGCCATTGGCTCGGTCGGCGGTCACCGCCCCGGTGAAGGCGGAAAGGGCGCGTTCGTGGGCGGTGCCGCTGCTGATCTTTGCATCGGCGCCAAGGGTAAGTCCGTCGACGGCGCGCCACTGGACAATTGCCCCGCTGGTGCGGGCAGGAGTTGCATATTGATCGAGGACCGGGACGAAGCGGGTCGAGCTGATAACGATATTGGAAAAATCGCGGTGCTGACGCCAGCCGGCGAAAGTGAGAGTGCGATCGGCGCTGACGTAGCGTAAGCTGAGGTCGGTTCCGCTCATGCTATTGTCCGCGCCGTCGAACCGCAGCGTTCGCTCATCGTCGAAGGCCCGAAGCCGACCCTGCAACTCCCCGCCACCGACAAGGACCACCGCGCGGCCATCGAAAAGGCGAGACCGATATGCGGACCGCGCGCTGGCGGGAACGCGCTGGTCTTCGGGCGTGGTCCAGAAGCCGTCGCCCGCCTCGATGCGAGCATCGATCGCAAGCGCACTGGTCTTTCCGTTCACAGTGGCGCCAACGCCCAGCTCCGCGGATCGGCGGGTCGAGGCGCCGATAGCCATGTCGAACGGATCGCGCTCGTCGATCGCGCGGCTTTGGAGGTCGATGGTCCCCGCGACTGCTGATCCGAATGCGCCGCCGCCAGCGCCGCGCAGAATGGTAATGCGATCGAGCCGTGACGGGTCGATCGCCGAGAAGGGAACGAAGCCGAAGAAAGGCTCGGCTAGCGGGATGCCGTCGAGCAGCACCAGCGTCCGGCTGCTGGCATTGCCGCCAAGGCCGCGCAGGGTCAGCCCCTGGGCGGACGGGTTGGCCGAGCGGCTGTCACTGCGACGGAACGACTGGATCCCGCTGACCTGCGCCAGCACATCTTCAAGCCGTCCCGAGGCTGACTGTCGGATTTCGGATGGTCCGATGGCAATTGCGCCAAACTGTTCCTCGCCGGCCTGACCGACGGGGCGTTCGGCGGTGATCACGATGACTTCGGGCTGGGCAGGTACGTCCATCATGAAATGATCAGCCGATGGAGCGGCCGATCAGTTCCTTCATGATTTCGCTGGTGCCGCCATAGATGCGAGCGACGCGGGCGTCACGCCACAAGCGGGCTATCGGATATTCATTCATGTAACCGGCGCCTCCGTGCATCTGTAGCGCGGTGTCGCAGGCCGTCCATTGCATTTCCGTGTGCCACAGCTTGGCGGCGCTGGCCTGCGCCGGGGTCAGCCTGCCCGCGACATGGCGGGCGATCGCCCAATCGAGATGCGCCCAGCCGACCTGAAGCTTGGCCGCGAGGTCGGCGAGGGTGAAGCGGCTGTTCTGAAAGTCGATGATGCGCTTTCCAAAAGCCTTGCGGTCGGACGTGAACTTGACGGCCTCGTCGAACGCGCGCTGGGCGGACGCTTGCGCCTGAACCGCGATCGACAGCCGTTCCTGGGGCAATTGCTGCATCAGCATGACAAAGCCGCCATTTTCAGCGCCCAGGAGCCGGTCGGCAGGCAGCTTTACCTCGTCGAAGAACAGCTCCGACGTGTCATTGCCGTGCAGTCCGATCTTGTCGAGGTTGCGGCCGCGGCTGAAACCCGCGTCGCCAGCCTCGACCAGGAACAGCGAGATGCCCTTGGCGCCGCCTTCCTCGGTCGTTCGGGCGCATACGATAACGATGTCTGCGGCCTGGCCGTTGGTGATGTAGGTCTTGCTTCCCGACAGCGTCCAGCCGTTGCCCTCCTTGCGGGCGATCGATTTCATTCCCTGGAGGTCGCTGCCCGCGTCGGGCTCGGTCATCGCGATTGCGCTGATGGTTGAGCCGGCGACCATGCCGGGAAGGTAGCGGCGCTTCTGTTCATCGCTGCCGTAATGGACGAGATAGTCGGCGACGATGTCCGACTGCAGGGTGAAGCCGGCTGCAGAGCCGAGGTAGGAAATCTCTTCGCCGACGATGGCATTAAAGGTGAAGTCGAGACCGGGCCCGCCATAGGCTTCGGGAACCTGGGGGCAGAGTAGCCCAGCCGCACCAACCTTCTCCCAAGCCTCGCGTTCGACGATGCCGTCACGCTCATGCGCGTCGAGGCGCGGCTCGATGACGTCCGCCAGCACCCGGCGCACGGTGTCGCGAAAAGCATGGTGGTCGTCGCTAAAGATGCGGCGTTCGGCGGCCTCAATCATCGATAACGGCTTTCAAGGGTTGCAACGCGCATGGGGAAAGCCGTGATTTCATGCGACATTTGCGGCCCGAAGGTTTGGCTGAGGTCGGACTGGGAAACATGCTGGCCATGGACCGCAGGCTAGACGGAAATTGACCGCGGAGAACAGGAAATTCGCGGTGCGCTTGCTTGCGCCGCCAGCGTCGCTACCGTCATTGCCATGGCGGGCCCGCTTACCGGAGTGAAGATCCTCGAAATGGCCGGGCTCGGCCCTGGGCCGTTCGCGGCGATGATGCTGGCCGACCATGGCGCGGAGGTGATCCGGATCGAGCGTGCCGGGATGATCGGCGTTCCCAACGATCCGCTGCTGAGGAACCGCAAGTCGGTCGCGCTCGATCTCAAGCGGCCGGAGTGCCGTGAGGTGGTTGGGCGGCTGGCGAGGCGCGTCGATGGGCTGATCGAAGGCTATCGCCCAGGCGTGATGGAGCGGCTGGGCCTTGGTCCCGACGCATTGCTCAAGGAAAATCCCGCCCTCGTCTATGGCCGGGTTACCGGCTGGGGCCAGGACGGCCCGCTGGCGCAGAAAGCCGGCCACGACATCAATTACATCGCGATCAGCGGTTTGCTTCATGGCATAGGACCGAGGGAAAGACCGGTAGTGCCGCTTAATTATCTCGGCGATTATGCTGGGGGCGGAATGTTGCTGGCGTTTGCGATGGTAGCGGCGCTGCTGGCCGTGAAGCAGGGTGGCAGCGGCCAGGTCATCGATACCGCCATGAGTGAGGGGGCCGCGCTGGTTGGCGCACTGACTTATGGGCTTCGGGCCGCCGGTCACTGGCGTGATGAGCGCGAGGCGAATTTGCTCGATGGCGGTGAGCCGAGCTACGGGATCTATCGCTGCCTAGACGGCAAATACCTGGCGCTGGGGGCGATTGAGCCGCAATTTCGCGATGCACTGTTCAAGGGGCTGGCGCTTCAGCCCAGTGCGGACCGTGCGGCAATCGAGACCGTTATCGCGAGCAGGGCGCGCGATGACTGGGTGGCGCATTTCGCCGGGACCGATGCCTGCGTTGCGCCGGTGCTCGACATGGGCGAGGCGCCGGTTCACCCGCACAATATCGCGCGGCGAAGCTTCATAGATCTCGACGGGGTGTTCCAGCCCGCGCCGGCGCCGCGCTATTCCAAAACCCGGCTTGAACGGCCCGATCCGCCGCGCGCGGCGGGCCGCGATGGGCGGGAGGTGCTTGTCGATCTTGGATATAGCGAAGCCGAAGTTGCCCAAATTCTGAAGGCGAGCTGATGCATCCTCTTTATCAACATATGGCCACCAGCGTGTTCGAGCGCATGTCGCTTGCCGCCGCACAGCATGGCGCCGTCAATCTGGGACAAGGTTTCCCGGACTTTGGCTGGCCGGTGGAAATATTGGATGCGGCCGCCCGTGCGCTCAAGGACGGTAGCAACCAATATGCCCCGTCTCGCGGGCTTCCGGCGTTGCGTGAGGCGATTGCCGGTCATTATGCACAACACCAGGGCCTGAAGCTTGGGGTGGACCAGGTCTGCGTTACGTCGGGCGCGACCGAGGCACTTGCAGCAGCGATCCTGGCGACGGTCGAGCCAGGCGACGAGGTAATCCTGTTCACCCCTGCCTATGACGCCTACGCGCCGCTGATCCGCCGCGCGGGGGGCATCGTGAGGGAAGTGCCGCTACAGCCGCCGGGTTGGAGGATCGAAAGAGCCGCTCTGCAGGCGGCGCTGTCGCCGCGGACCAAGGCGATTGTCCTCAATAACCCGCATAATCCCACCGGAAGGCTGTTCGACCGCGAGGAATTGTCACTGGTTGCCGAGGCCGCGGTAAGCCGCGGCCTGACCGTTATATCCGACGAAGTTTGGGAGCATGTGCTGCTCGACGGCCAGGATTTCACGCCGATCTCCGCGTTCGCCGGCATGGCTGAGCGAACCCTGAAATGCGGTTCGGCGGGGAAGATCTTCTCGCTTACCGGCTGGAAGATTGGCTGGCTCATCTCGTCGCCCGAGCTGGCGACGCTGGCCGCTCGGGCGCATCAGTTTCTGACCTTCGCTTCGGCGCCGAATCTGCAGGCGGCAGTCGCCTACGGGCTCGCGGAAGGCGACGGCTGGCTGCGGCCAATGCGCGAGAGTTTCAGTCGTGCCCGCGACCGGATGACGGCCGGGCTTGAGGCCTCGGGCTATGCGGTGCTGCCCAGCGCCTCGACCTATTTCCTGTGCGTCGATCTAGCCGCGTCGGGAATTGCGATTGACGCGGAGGCGTTCGCCGATCAAGCGGTCGAGCGGGCAGGGGTCGCGGTGGTCCCGCTTTCGCCGTTCGCGGAACATGATCCACCCCGTCACATGATCCGCCTATGCTTTGCCAAGCGCGACGAGACGATCGACGTCGGGGTCGAGGCCATGGCCAAGGCTAGGACGCTGTTTGCGTGACCCCGACCGACGAAGCGCATGACCTGCTGTCCCGCCTGGGGGTACGCGCCGAGGGATATCTCACCAGCCTTTCGCCAATCGACGGGCGGCCGATCGGTAGCGTTGCCGAGGCCGGTCCCAATGACGTCGCCGAGACCTGCGAGCGAGCCCATGCGGCCTTCCTGGCCTGGCGCCTTGTTCCGGCGCCGCGCCGGGGAGAGCTGGTGCGGCTGCTCGGCGAGGAGCTGCGTGCTGCCAAGGAGCCGCTAGCCCGACTTGTGACATTGGAAGCAGGAAAGATCGTCCAGGAGGGGCTCGGCGAAGTCCAGGAAATGATCGACATCTGCGACTATGCGGTCGGGCTTTCGCGCCAGCTGTACGGGCTGACCATCGCCAGCGAGCGGCCGAGCCACCGGATGATGGAGCAATGGCATCCGCTTGGCGTGGTCGGGGTCATAAGCGCTTTCAATTTCCCGGTCGCGGTCTGGGCATGGAATGCCGCGCTAGCCTTGGTCTGCGGCGATCCAGTCATCTGGAAGCCGAGCGAGAAGACACCGCTGACCGCGGCTGCGGTGATGGCGATCGTCGGTCGCGCCCTCCACCGGTTCGGCGATGCGCCCGATGGACTGCTTGCCTGCCTGCAGGGC comes from the Sphingomonas xanthus genome and includes:
- a CDS encoding aminotransferase; this encodes MHPLYQHMATSVFERMSLAAAQHGAVNLGQGFPDFGWPVEILDAAARALKDGSNQYAPSRGLPALREAIAGHYAQHQGLKLGVDQVCVTSGATEALAAAILATVEPGDEVILFTPAYDAYAPLIRRAGGIVREVPLQPPGWRIERAALQAALSPRTKAIVLNNPHNPTGRLFDREELSLVAEAAVSRGLTVISDEVWEHVLLDGQDFTPISAFAGMAERTLKCGSAGKIFSLTGWKIGWLISSPELATLAARAHQFLTFASAPNLQAAVAYGLAEGDGWLRPMRESFSRARDRMTAGLEASGYAVLPSASTYFLCVDLAASGIAIDAEAFADQAVERAGVAVVPLSPFAEHDPPRHMIRLCFAKRDETIDVGVEAMAKARTLFA
- a CDS encoding CaiB/BaiF CoA transferase family protein, with protein sequence MAGPLTGVKILEMAGLGPGPFAAMMLADHGAEVIRIERAGMIGVPNDPLLRNRKSVALDLKRPECREVVGRLARRVDGLIEGYRPGVMERLGLGPDALLKENPALVYGRVTGWGQDGPLAQKAGHDINYIAISGLLHGIGPRERPVVPLNYLGDYAGGGMLLAFAMVAALLAVKQGGSGQVIDTAMSEGAALVGALTYGLRAAGHWRDEREANLLDGGEPSYGIYRCLDGKYLALGAIEPQFRDALFKGLALQPSADRAAIETVIASRARDDWVAHFAGTDACVAPVLDMGEAPVHPHNIARRSFIDLDGVFQPAPAPRYSKTRLERPDPPRAAGRDGREVLVDLGYSEAEVAQILKAS